One Candidatus Marinimicrobia bacterium CG08_land_8_20_14_0_20_45_22 DNA window includes the following coding sequences:
- the recA gene encoding recombinase RecA: protein MADKNENKVRALDLAITQIDRQFGKGSIMKLGDTSALVSVDVISTGCLSLNACIGVGGIPRGRITEIYGPESSGKTTLALHVIAEAQKAGGYAAFIDAEHALDPKYAGNLGVSTKDLLVSQPDSGEQALEITETLVRSNAIDVVVIDSVAALVPRAELEGEMGDSHVGLQARLMSQALRKLTGAVSKSNTAVVFINQIREKIGVMFGNPETTTGGRALKFYTSLRLEIRRISTLKEGDTNYGNRVKVKVVKNKMAAPFRETEFDVTFGQGISYIGDLLDQAVQADIIQKSGSWFAYGDEKIGQGRENAKNYLEQNKDIYEKVEKQVKVYLGLEKASEAVAS, encoded by the coding sequence ATGGCAGACAAAAATGAAAACAAAGTGCGCGCACTCGACTTAGCAATCACGCAAATTGACAGACAGTTCGGAAAGGGTTCAATTATGAAACTCGGCGACACGTCAGCGCTGGTATCTGTTGATGTCATCTCTACTGGATGCCTTTCGTTGAATGCTTGCATTGGCGTTGGTGGTATTCCGCGTGGCAGGATCACCGAGATTTACGGGCCAGAATCGTCCGGTAAAACGACGCTTGCGCTACATGTCATCGCTGAGGCTCAAAAGGCTGGCGGCTACGCGGCTTTTATTGACGCGGAACATGCACTCGATCCGAAATACGCCGGGAACTTAGGCGTTTCTACGAAGGATTTGCTTGTTTCACAACCCGATAGTGGCGAGCAGGCGTTGGAAATTACCGAAACATTGGTCAGAAGTAATGCGATTGATGTTGTTGTCATTGACTCGGTTGCGGCTTTGGTCCCGCGTGCGGAACTCGAAGGAGAAATGGGCGATTCGCATGTTGGACTTCAGGCGCGGCTCATGTCACAGGCGTTGCGAAAATTAACCGGTGCTGTCAGCAAATCCAACACAGCTGTTGTTTTTATCAACCAAATCCGCGAGAAGATCGGCGTTATGTTCGGGAATCCTGAGACAACAACGGGCGGTCGCGCATTGAAATTCTATACATCGCTTCGCTTGGAAATTCGACGCATATCGACGTTGAAAGAAGGAGACACCAACTATGGAAACCGAGTGAAGGTTAAAGTTGTCAAGAACAAGATGGCGGCGCCGTTCCGCGAAACAGAATTCGATGTGACGTTTGGTCAGGGCATTTCATATATCGGCGATCTACTGGATCAAGCGGTTCAGGCTGATATTATTCAAAAAAGCGGTTCATGGTTTGCTTATGGCGACGAAAAAATCGGCCAAGGCAGAGAAAACGCTAAGAATTATCTCGAACAAAATAAAGACATCTATGAAAAGGTCGAGAAACAGGTAAAAGTTTATCTGGGGCTGGAGAAAGCTTCAGAAGCCGTTGCGTCGTAA
- a CDS encoding RNA 2',3'-cyclic phosphodiesterase yields the protein MKRLFIAIPTSDEIHQLVNKISLDLSVLKNSIRFVKPENVHITLKFLGETEESLVPGIVEAIRSVSSSVEPFVWQCEGTGVFPGMNKPRLLWIGISLGVEQIKRLGSIIDDALFKTGISKEEKNFTAHLTIGRVKYNKIENDRLKDFLAYSFFPIQQISDRLVLFKSELSLHGSVYTPIETFIFRK from the coding sequence ATGAAACGGTTATTTATTGCCATCCCAACTTCAGACGAAATTCATCAATTGGTGAATAAGATTTCGTTGGATTTATCTGTTTTAAAGAACAGTATCCGGTTCGTTAAACCGGAAAATGTGCATATTACTTTGAAGTTTCTGGGAGAAACCGAAGAGAGTCTCGTCCCCGGAATCGTTGAGGCGATTCGTTCTGTTTCATCAAGCGTTGAGCCATTCGTTTGGCAATGCGAAGGCACGGGCGTCTTTCCGGGTATGAACAAGCCTCGATTGTTATGGATAGGAATCTCGCTAGGCGTCGAACAAATTAAACGGTTGGGTTCTATTATTGACGACGCATTGTTCAAAACTGGGATTTCAAAAGAAGAAAAAAACTTTACAGCGCACCTAACGATTGGCCGTGTCAAATACAATAAAATAGAGAACGATAGATTGAAAGATTTTCTCGCTTATTCATTTTTTCCAATACAACAAATTTCCGACCGTTTGGTTTTGTTCAAAAGCGAATTAAGTCTACACGGTTCGGTTTATACACCCATTGAAACCTTTATTTTTAGAAAATAA
- a CDS encoding competence/damage-inducible protein A, with the protein MDRMKNAGVISIGNELLSGRVVNTNSTYISQFLKQYGISVNFIITIGDDKSAIIQAIDACRLHADLIFITGGLGPTHDDITKTTIAEYFNSKLVFHEDILNDIRDLFRRRGKVMSESNVSQAMIPDKAQIIPNPVGTAQGMKFQQKDKTFYVMPGVPIEMERILIDSVSIDMEQLSEARINTLTIHTTGVPESELYGKIENWISIQKQIGISILPHFTHIDLVLYSGDTDSLTLLDIAKRQLAEKLGEIVYGYDDETLEMDVANLLIDKKMTIAVAESCTGGLITDRLTNVSGSSAYFILGVVTYSNESKVLLINVNPETLKRYGAVSSETAKEMALGVRKLSGCDIGLSSTGIAGPPGGSDEKPVGLVHVGLSMSGFLESFEFRFLQDRIMNKQLFSQMALNQLRLTLLRE; encoded by the coding sequence ATGGATCGTATGAAGAACGCTGGCGTCATTTCTATCGGAAACGAACTGCTTTCAGGTCGGGTCGTTAATACAAATTCTACCTACATCTCTCAATTTTTAAAACAATACGGCATTTCTGTTAATTTTATCATCACTATTGGAGACGATAAGTCGGCAATTATTCAAGCGATAGACGCGTGTCGTCTTCATGCTGATCTGATTTTTATAACCGGTGGACTTGGTCCAACACATGACGATATCACGAAAACGACAATTGCCGAATATTTTAACTCGAAATTGGTTTTCCATGAAGATATTTTAAATGATATTCGGGATTTATTTCGGAGACGCGGCAAGGTTATGTCTGAATCGAATGTCAGTCAGGCAATGATTCCTGATAAGGCACAAATCATTCCCAACCCAGTTGGAACCGCGCAGGGAATGAAATTCCAGCAAAAAGACAAAACATTTTATGTGATGCCGGGCGTTCCAATTGAGATGGAGCGGATATTGATCGATTCTGTTTCAATAGATATGGAACAATTGTCAGAAGCCCGGATCAATACTCTTACTATTCACACGACCGGTGTGCCGGAATCCGAACTTTACGGCAAAATCGAAAATTGGATTTCCATTCAAAAGCAGATCGGCATTTCGATTCTTCCGCATTTTACACACATCGATCTGGTGTTGTATTCCGGTGATACAGATAGCCTGACTTTGCTAGACATAGCGAAGCGACAACTTGCCGAAAAACTCGGGGAAATCGTTTATGGCTACGACGATGAAACTCTGGAAATGGATGTGGCTAACTTACTGATAGACAAGAAGATGACAATCGCCGTTGCTGAGTCTTGTACCGGCGGATTGATCACCGACAGACTCACCAATGTATCCGGCAGTTCGGCATATTTTATTCTGGGCGTTGTCACATACAGTAACGAATCTAAAGTACTATTGATAAATGTCAATCCGGAAACTTTGAAGCGATACGGCGCCGTCAGTTCTGAGACTGCCAAAGAAATGGCACTCGGCGTTCGGAAATTGTCCGGATGTGATATTGGATTGAGTTCAACAGGAATTGCCGGACCGCCGGGCGGAAGCGATGAAAAACCGGTTGGACTTGTACACGTTGGCTTGTCGATGAGCGGCTTTCTGGAATCGTTCGAGTTCCGGTTTCTACAAGATCGGATCATGAATAAACAACTCTTTTCGCAGATGGCGTTGAACCAACTGAGGTTGACGCTTTTAAGGGAATAA
- a CDS encoding phosphatidylglycerophosphatase A: protein MKNKLNTLIATFFYVGKIPVSPGTAASLVALILWFCFPIEWHIWKAIGTIILIIVGVLSAGKIEKQMDEKDPSMVVIDEVAGMWLTMTLLPGVHFHGNVWMVISAFALFRFFDISKFPPINQLEKLRGGWGIVADDLLAGVYAAVFINIVRWIV from the coding sequence ATGAAAAATAAACTTAATACCCTGATCGCGACGTTTTTCTATGTTGGAAAAATTCCAGTCTCTCCCGGAACAGCAGCCAGTTTAGTTGCGCTCATCCTTTGGTTTTGTTTCCCAATCGAATGGCATATTTGGAAAGCAATCGGTACAATTATTCTGATAATCGTTGGCGTTTTATCGGCGGGAAAGATCGAAAAACAAATGGACGAAAAAGATCCATCGATGGTAGTGATTGACGAAGTTGCCGGAATGTGGTTAACCATGACGCTTTTGCCGGGCGTTCACTTTCATGGAAACGTCTGGATGGTGATTTCAGCATTCGCGTTGTTTCGTTTTTTTGATATTTCCAAGTTTCCGCCTATCAATCAGCTGGAGAAATTGCGAGGCGGTTGGGGGATCGTTGCAGACGATCTTCTAGCTGGCGTCTATGCCGCTGTTTTTATCAACATCGTTCGATGGATCGTATGA
- the pgsA gene encoding CDP-diacylglycerol--glycerol-3-phosphate 3-phosphatidyltransferase, with the protein MKQTVFTIANFITTSRILLTPLFIYFLFGKHAFFEIFALIIFIIASVTDAYDGYYARKYQSVSSLGKFLDPLADKVLMSAAFISFVILDIVPLWMVILVILRDFVVTGLRILMEVKETSMTTSHIAKIKTGSQIGVICFILVYHITQRWKIFLGIAPHVALIEKYYIIDILMFAVTAFTVYTGVQYIFSNFKYIKKRSLSADEK; encoded by the coding sequence ATGAAACAGACAGTTTTTACAATAGCAAATTTTATAACGACTTCCAGAATTCTCCTGACGCCGTTATTTATTTATTTTTTATTTGGGAAACATGCATTCTTCGAGATTTTTGCGCTGATTATTTTCATCATTGCCTCGGTCACTGATGCCTATGATGGATATTATGCGCGCAAGTACCAATCGGTATCCAGTCTTGGGAAATTTTTAGATCCGCTTGCCGATAAGGTTCTGATGTCTGCGGCTTTTATCTCTTTCGTTATACTTGATATAGTTCCGCTCTGGATGGTAATTCTTGTAATCCTTCGCGATTTCGTCGTTACAGGTTTGCGCATTTTGATGGAGGTCAAAGAAACTTCGATGACGACCAGTCATATTGCCAAGATTAAAACCGGATCGCAAATCGGTGTTATCTGTTTTATTCTCGTCTATCATATCACGCAACGCTGGAAGATATTTCTCGGAATCGCTCCGCATGTCGCTTTGATCGAAAAGTACTATATTATTGACATATTGATGTTTGCCGTAACGGCTTTTACAGTTTATACAGGTGTGCAATATATCTTTTCAAATTTTAAATATATCAAAAAAAGATCGCTGTCAGCTGATGAAAAATAA
- a CDS encoding recombination protein RecR: MNVLPDSLQRLIKELAKFPGIGKKSAQRIAFYILKSDREEAVMLARTIVDVKDRIFRCSRCHHISDVDPCKICSDPKRDHTTICVVQESLDVIAIEKTGWYRGLYHVLGGVISPLNGVSPDDLNIQTLLYRLEGIREVILAINPTRDGETTALYLSKLVKDKQIKVTRIAQGLPMGIDLEFADEMTLTHALEGRTSL, translated from the coding sequence ATGAACGTCTTACCCGATTCACTTCAACGGTTGATCAAAGAACTTGCAAAATTTCCGGGCATCGGAAAAAAGTCTGCGCAACGCATTGCTTTTTATATTCTGAAGTCTGATCGTGAAGAGGCGGTTATGCTTGCTCGAACGATCGTGGATGTTAAAGATCGGATTTTCCGATGCTCGCGCTGTCACCATATTTCCGACGTCGATCCGTGCAAAATATGTAGTGATCCCAAAAGAGACCATACAACTATTTGCGTCGTACAGGAATCGTTGGATGTTATCGCCATCGAAAAGACGGGTTGGTATCGCGGACTATACCATGTTCTTGGTGGTGTCATTTCACCATTGAACGGAGTCAGCCCGGACGATTTAAACATTCAAACGCTTTTATATCGGTTAGAGGGAATTCGCGAAGTCATTTTAGCGATCAATCCAACTCGTGACGGTGAGACGACGGCGCTTTATCTTTCCAAATTAGTCAAAGACAAACAAATTAAGGTTACTCGAATTGCACAAGGATTACCTATGGGAATCGACTTGGAATTTGCGGATGAAATGACATTAACCCACGCATTAGAAGGTCGTACGAGTTTATAA